GAATCTTCTTTCTGAGTTTGTTAACATCACTCCGACCAGATCCCAGATAAACGGGTTCAAATGCATCCTGCTTCTTCATCTTCTCATCAGCACTCGTCTTTGGTTCACCCCAGTGATAAGTCCAATAATCCTGTCCCCTGGCCACCTCATCCTCACGATCAACCGTTCGAATGATAGGTTTGAATCCACCCTCAATAACAATTGAATCTGGATCAAACCCGGTATTTCTCGCTGGTTTGACACTCACTGAATCACTAGTCTCGGATGATATTTTAGCTTCAATCTTGGCTCTctgtttatcaatttttgttaatttcgtAACTTGTGGATTTTTTAACGGTCTGTAAACGgccttttttctctccataaaTCTCGGAACTTCTGGTGGTACTTCCTGCGGCATTGGTCGTCTCCCTGGCCGTCTAAAAATCATTACCTGAGTTTGTTTACTCATCGGTGTTCTCGAGTAAACGTACGACGGATTATGCTGGGTATGTTGATATTTCATATTGACGTAGTTGAAGGGTCGTTGATCTGCAAGTGAGTTAGATTGTGAATTAGATGCGTGAATTTGTGCCACTTGGGACTGCTGAACGTCCTGATCTGACACTGGTGTATGTTGCCAACCCTGGGGAGTTTGTATTTCACGGTAATAGCCACTCACGTGTTGAGGTGATATTAAAGATGATGCTGTTGCATGCTCAACATGATGACGCATTAATGGAGGAAGCACTTGATGACGCTGTACCTCCTTAGGATGATTattatgatgatgatgagagaTAACGTAATGGGGAATACGAGGCAGATCCATGTGAGACAATTGCAAGCGTTCGTAAGTATCACGGGGATACATTGAAGCACGTGTTAGTTGAGGCGAATGTATAAGCTTTTGAGGGGACATAGCGGTATgataattatgataatgatgataattgTGGGGCGGCCGTAGCGTACCATAATTCTGATGGGCCTGGTAGAAATCTGGGGCTGGAGTTACCTTGCTGGATACACCGATACTGCTTGCACCGTCAAGATCCCCGGCTTGTTGGTCCGAAAGCTCTGGTTGCGCGTACACGTTGTGATTCTCACTTCCTGCACCCTGAACATCACAGCTATCGTGGACGTTTATTTTCCAGCCCAAATAACGGTGGGTGAAGCACTAGACAAGGAGGAAAATCACATTTCGTCAACTATGAAAGATGAACTATGAAAGATAAGCACTGAAGTCATCTCTTGATAGAGACAGACTCCTACCAGTTTCAAAGGATCTATCATTTTTTGTACCTGATAATAGACAGTATCTGGAGTATTTCTATCAGGAGTCCATTCAACAATTCCTGGCTCACCAGGATTGCACTTGAGGGACAATGTCCTTTGGAAAGCGCCGAATGAAGCGTAGTCGTCGGCTTCTGGTGCATTTTCATCGTGCACCCATCGACAGAGTCTCCCGTAGCCGGTGGGCACCACTGCGCCCCTTTGTCGTCTAACTCCAGCGAAAATTGTCACTTGctgtgggtcgatgaagaattATCGATTTCGAGTTATAAATGAATGTACCTTATTGATCACCATTACTCACAGATTTTTCTTCGGGTGTTTTGTGCGCATAACCGCCAATGGGATCATCAGTAATGTAGAAGGGATGGTAAATAGCTGGTGTCTCGGGATCGTCACCTCCTTCGACGACGAAAGTGTATGTTTTTCCTCTAACAACGTTAATCTCCGGGATAAGAAGCCCATTGATATACCAACTTATTCCCCAGCCGACGTGccctgaggaaaaaaaaattcaagagtaACATCGCCGGACGGAAAAGAGTAAAACCCGTGAAAgccctggaaaaaaaataaattaccagTAATGGCCGGGTATCCGTGCTTGCCTCCGGTGGGTCCCATCTGGGCGTAAAAAACTCCATCGTCAGGTTCGTTGCACTGAATCGGTGGAATTTCCCAAGCGTCACTTGTAGCTGCTGGAGCGGGTGTCGCTGGAGGTCTTGATGGTCTTCGAGTTGTCGCCACTAGCTCTTGCTTGTTACTTCCCTTATTGGTATTGTCATCGTGATGTGTGTGAATCTGCTCCATGTCGGGCATTGGACAATTCCAGGACGGTGGTCTTCCAAATTCGATAAACCTATCAGTCTTGAGATAGTGAGAATGGAAACTGACCTCGTTCCTCTCGTTGAGCGGACCAATGGCCCAGATGATTGCTTGGGAGCCATTGGTGCGAATCTGCCTGTCCAACTCATCGGAAGCGCTAAGTGGTCGTTGATATGTCACGATACTGTAGCCATTAACCATTGCTGCGTTCAGAAGACGTACAGAATTTGTGTTTTCCTGAGATACAAATAAAGATACTATTAACGGCAGAGAGCTATTATCCTCCCCCTCAATAAAAGCCCCGgagaattttcattgcttGGGTCGGTTGGATCAAACCAAAATTCAAAGAACAGTTGCACTTGCATTTGCAAGGTTGTCACGTCtaatgaaattcaatggaCCTGATCAATCGGGGAATATCAGAAGGGTAATTTCTACCTGTATCCGTGTATCAGGGCAGCTCCCACGACCTCCAGAGCACTGGGACTTGGCATCAAGGAAGTAATCCACAGCATAGCCCTGGAGGGTTTGCTTATCAACCCAAGCGACAACCACGTCACCTCCCACCATTGCGCTGCGCTCAGGATTTGCAGACAATCCGAAGGACATGTACTGTCCTGCATCTGAAAATAGTATCTCGAATGAACTTTCATCCatccatgaaaaatttaatatttttatcagcGGACTTTTAACGTTCGGGAGCGTGAAATTTTTGACGCCTGGCTGGCTCGTAAACGCCGTCTGAATCGCAGTTAAATCGTAAAATTTTGTTGACCGTTCTGAAAATGCTGCAATCGGCACTAGCATTTTCACGATCCTCTCGTATACAGGGTATTCCTAAACTTGATAGCAAAATTTTAGGGGTGGATTCAGGGGATGACTTTGAGTTGATAAGACCTTTCAAGTTCTTCGGTCAAATGGACTGTTGTTAGAGTAGAGAAATTGGAAGATACAACATTGGATCATATACAATACGGAGAAAAAAAGGGCAGCATTTGGTAAATAGACTTTCCTCATCTGTAATTATTGGCGTTCTTCGATTTTCATTCACTGGTGACTGTCAAGTATACATTCGCAAAAGAGGGAAAGGAAAACTTTTACTTTGGTGTGCAGAATAATCGGACGAATGTAAGGTGGAAATGATGTGGGAACAGTATAAACTCTGTGTGGGTATTACCTTTCTCTCCCGACCGGGGGAATTTCGCAATGAAGCCTAGCGTTTACAAGCCCGTACATATTACATTATCATCGTGTTCACGGCCGGAGATAACAGATGATAAAAATCAATGGTCTCCTGTCTCAAGAAAAACAGTCTCTAACACTGATGTGTACATCATGTccaataaatggaaaatctcTTTGTAGGATTTTCTATTCGACTTTAACCATAAATTTAGCTTCTTCTGACCCCTCGCCGCCCGTATAACTTTCACATCTCTTTTTTCCCAAGCCGTTTGGAGAACTCGACAAGTCCCACGTTGAATCTTTTACAATGTTTCATGGTCTTGTCGGCTTGGCGTATACCTCCTATCCAAAGAGTCCCTCTCAAGAGAAAAATAGCATCGAACGAATCGACGGCTCTTGCTTCTAAACCGATGTAACTTCCACCGAGAGCTCTTTTTCCCTTCCATGCTCACCTTTCAAAAGTCATTGAGCAGAAACTTTTTGGCAGGAAAGAGATGCTATCTACTATAAAGATGTTCTACGTGGAGAACTAGTAGCAAAAACTCACCGAGTTTTCCAACGAGTTGAACAACGATACTGTCCCCAGCAACAGCCCATCTCACCTCGAAGGCCAGGTTGTCCTCCAGGACTTCGCAGTTCAGTTTAGACTGTAACGAGATCAAAAAAATAGTTTGATTAACGAAGCACTCCGAGTTTTAAAAGTCCCCAGATATTAATAGGGGATTCCCCgttcattgaatattcatcaCATCTGCCTAAAAGCAAAACATTGGTGCCAAAAATTGACTCCctcaaaatattgaaaattagttGCCCAGGAGAGGTAATTTTCTAGatcaaattgttaaaaaataaaaatcatcaaataaaaaagaatcaaCTTGTGCCGAAAAAAATGACACTTTATTCAATGTCATGCCATAGTATACAAAAATAGTACAAAAGTTGCAGGTACCAGGTGCATTATGGATACcggtagaaaaataaaactctGTTAAATCTAAagcttcgaaaaaaaaaaaaactggctcAGAACGAGTTCGATAATCCCCCAGTTGAATTGTCTCTGCCCTCTTGTATCACAGTCCTCTTCATTACTTGACAATATTCCTTTTTCCCCTCCTCTTCCTCTTTCGTTTGTGGCTCTTTCGCCCATCATCCAGTAGACATTTCAATTTACCAACGTGGGTACAAGGCGCGTAATCAAGGGTGTCGCACGCGCATTTCCGTGCCCGAGATTGTATAGGCACGCGAATAAAGGGGGAAGAGCAcagagacagtgagggagaggaTTGGTACATGGTACGTGGTGGTGCATATATGGTTGCTCCACCCGCCTCCTCCCAACCCCATCGTTTCCCCTCGTGAAGATGCCTGTATGTAAGTGTCCCTCTCTCTGCTGCCCTACGTGCCAGGGCTTTATCCCAACGATTATGCGCATGTACAACGGCATGTTTCACGTGCCTCCTCCACGTGTATATGCAATCGTGAATGTATTTCGTATTATACCTGAAATACCCACTGTGTGAAGCTCATAGTGCTTTTAGATAGATAATATAAATTCTATTtcgataataaatataaactttCGCACATTGAATAAATAAGGCTTTAGATATTGACCTTTGAAATacgtttttttcgattttttaaagctAGTGATTTCAAATGCAAGGTAAATCGGGAAGACCAACCCCTGTTTAATGTATTTTACGTCTTTGGAAGGGAGTTTTACCCTCCTCCATCTAATAAGGGCCATTTAAGTATTAAGTCATGTTTTAGTGGATTCGGTCGAACCCCCACACGCCCAGAAAAGTTGAATAGAAATTGCCCAGAGAAAGAGGAACaatatttcaatgattatgtcaataaaaatatttataaattccaaaattgaGTGCGTATTTGGCAACACTTGTTTGTTGTTTTGTACTCGTTAGAGGGTTGTGGGAAATATttcggataaaaattattcgccGCTACAGAAACACTATGGAAACATATCGTGTGAAATAACAATCCATGACATAATATTTGAATGGccccaaaaatgaaataacaCCATTGGAGAAGTGATTTAAATCAGGAATGGATAGAAATCTCCTTTCCGAAATATTTCTgacatttgttaatttataaatGTTACAAGGACGGCGACAAGAACGTCGGCCAAAGAATTTATGATTCCAATAGTCTCAGGGATCACGAGGGTCGAAGCACCGACATATCACCGACTTGAGAAATACACTAATCAGGGGTTGATGTGCTCTAATCGTATTTTAATCGTGTATCGCAACAATTTTAATAAGTCACGAATGAATCGACCCTCCGATCTCCCTCGATTCTCACGAGTCGAGCGTAAGAGTGCGGCTGTTGTTGGGTGCCATCgtgattcgataattttgaaaatggatAATCAACGATACTCTTCGGTACACGATAATCAATAGCTTGTACAACTTGTACACGATCATCACGACGTAGAAGTGGTCGATACGTTGTCGGACGATGATTTTGGTGTGCCACCGATGAAGAGGAAGGCGAGGATGCAGAAGTTGACGAAGTTGAGGCGCCAGTGGGTGAGGAAGATTGCGCAAAGAACGCCTCGAGCTCCGGATCACCCTGTCCCTGTCTAATCCTCTGCAACAACAAGGACAGAGACAGGAGGTTAAACCGgtacttttttttaactcttttcatttaaatCTATTTCAGTGATTGTTCTCCCC
This genomic stretch from Diachasmimorpha longicaudata isolate KC_UGA_2023 chromosome 6, iyDiaLong2, whole genome shotgun sequence harbors:
- the Skel gene encoding protein Skeletor, isoforms B/C isoform X3, which gives rise to MGSRSSSTSRDYLALVALFLLVTQGCCAEYYGKLIGKLSELNHHVSGEVYAVDARTLFIKDLTYDGEGPAAYFYAGNSKSPITNGFRIRDERGMSGPLHRYKKQSITLTLPEGKTLNNVKWFAIWCDDFSVNFGDVRIPRAFDYPKPQKLAPLNGVHGVSSEPVVVVDAQTLLIPGFSYDGEAPDAKFWVGAGPHPSSQGIRVPDENGKINPLRRYDRKTIVLTLPDDLTVHELGHFGVWCEAFTVDFGHIEIPQGLNIPPSLKMLGVSPQSKLNCEVLEDNLAFEVRWAVAGDSIVVQLVGKLDAGQYMSFGLSANPERSAMVGGDVVVAWVDKQTLQGYAVDYFLDAKSQCSGGRGSCPDTRIQENTNSVRLLNAAMVNGYSIVTYQRPLSASDELDRQIRTNGSQAIIWAIGPLNERNEVSFHSHYLKTDRFIEFGRPPSWNCPMPDMEQIHTHHDDNTNKGSNKQELVATTRRPSRPPATPAPAATSDAWEIPPIQCNEPDDGVFYAQMGPTGGKHGYPAITGHVGWGISWYINGLLIPEINVVRGKTYTFVVEGGDDPETPAIYHPFYITDDPIGGYAHKTPEEKSQVTIFAGVRRQRGAVVPTGYGRLCRWVHDENAPEADDYASFGAFQRTLSLKCNPGEPGIVEWTPDRNTPDTVYYQCFTHRYLGWKINVHDSCDVQGAGSENHNVYAQPELSDQQAGDLDGASSIGVSSKINDPSTTSI
- the Skel gene encoding protein Skeletor, isoforms B/C isoform X1, with the protein product MGSRSSSTSRDYLALVALFLLVTQGCCAEYYGKLIGKLSELNHHVSGEVYAVDARTLFIKDLTYDGEGPAAYFYAGNSKSPITNGFRIRDERGMSGPLHRYKKQSITLTLPEGKTLNNVKWFAIWCDDFSVNFGDVRIPRAFDYPKPQKLAPLNGVHGVSSEPVVVVDAQTLLIPGFSYDGEAPDAKFWVGAGPHPSSQGIRVPDENGKINPLRRYDRKTIVLTLPDDLTVHELGHFGVWCEAFTVDFGHIEIPQGLNIPPSLKMLGVSPQSKLNCEVLEDNLAFEVRWAVAGDSIVVQLVGKLDAGQYMSFGLSANPERSAMVGGDVVVAWVDKQTLQGYAVDYFLDAKSQCSGGRGSCPDTRIQENTNSVRLLNAAMVNGYSIVTYQRPLSASDELDRQIRTNGSQAIIWAIGPLNERNEVSFHSHYLKTDRFIEFGRPPSWNCPMPDMEQIHTHHDDNTNKGSNKQELVATTRRPSRPPATPAPAATSDAWEIPPIQCNEPDDGVFYAQMGPTGGKHGYPAITGHVGWGISWYINGLLIPEINVVRGKTYTFVVEGGDDPETPAIYHPFYITDDPIGGYAHKTPEEKSQVTIFAGVRRQRGAVVPTGYGRLCRWVHDENAPEADDYASFGAFQRTLSLKCNPGEPGIVEWTPDRNTPDTVYYQCFTHRYLGWKINVHDSCDVQGAGSENHNVYAQPELSDQQAGDLDGASSIGVSSKVTPAPDFYQAHQNYDQRPFNYVNMKYQHTQHNPSYVYSRTPMSKQTQVMIFRRPGRRPMPQEVPPEVPRFMERKKAVYRPLKNPQVTKLTKIDKQRAKIEAKISSETSDSVSVKPARNTGFDPDSIVIEGGFKPIIRTVDREDEVARGQDYWTYHWGEPKTSADEKMKKQDAFEPVYLGSGRSDVNKLRKKIQPDKVKQRLDDIDDMEMAADGLDAYYLPPSNSGLGTKRIDDRLTGTLIAFDGKRVKDSSLARSIPVRVDELSSRNPGGKLSDVLTRTPQFGKFRGELPSSIPGDVRSENIPQFDHHTTKLTAKRTKRSSHGDIISQNATHHDHSMLTSTGQMIITNIEYVVLTVILYFVI
- the Skel gene encoding protein Skeletor, isoforms B/C isoform X2, whose protein sequence is MGSRSSSTSRDYLALVALFLLVTQGCCAEYYGKLIGKLSELNHHVSGEVYAVDARTLFIKDLTYDGEGPAAYFYAGNSKSPITNGFRIRDERGMSGPLHRYKKQSITLTLPEGKTLNNVKWFAIWCDDFSVNFGDVRIPRAFDYPKPQKLAPLNGVHGVSSEPVVVVDAQTLLIPGFSYDGEAPDAKFWVGAGPHPSSQGIRVPDENGKINPLRRYDRKTIVLTLPDDLTVHELGHFGVWCEAFTVDFGHIEIPQGLNIPPSLKMLGVSPQSKLNCEVLEDNLAFEVRWAVAGDSIVVQLVGKLDAGQYMSFGLSANPERSAMVGGDVVVAWVDKQTLQGYAVDYFLDAKSQCSGGRGSCPDTRIQENTNSVRLLNAAMVNGYSIVTYQRPLSASDELDRQIRTNGSQAIIWAIGPLNERNEVSFHSHYLKTDRFIEFGRPPSWNCPMPDMEQIHTHHDDNTNKGSNKQELVATTRRPSRPPATPAPAATSDAWEIPPIQCNEPDDGVFYAQMGPTGGKHGYPAITGHVGWGISWYINGLLIPEINVVRGKTYTFVVEGGDDPETPAIYHPFYITDDPIGGYAHKTPEEKSQVTIFAGVRRQRGAVVPTGYGRLCRWVHDENAPEADDYASFGAFQRTLSLKCNPGEPGIVEWTPDRNTPDTVYYQCFTHRYLGWKINVHDSCDVQGAGSENHNVYAQPELSDQQAGDLDGASSIGVSSKVTPAPDFYQAHQNYGLATYTSVRSGRSAVPSGTNSRI